A portion of the Listeria innocua genome contains these proteins:
- a CDS encoding CopY/TcrY family copper transport repressor — translation MKDAKNVTITDSEWMVMRAIWTMGHATSRELIDAMNELEGWSASTTKTLLHRLIQKQAVAQHGGSRPFTYKPVVGEKESMAAAADDLFDHMCAMRAGSTIAGVIQSRELSRADIANLQAILAEKAKTAPEEVQCNCLPGDQTC, via the coding sequence TTGAAGGATGCAAAGAATGTAACCATCACCGATTCTGAATGGATGGTTATGAGAGCAATTTGGACAATGGGACATGCGACTAGTCGTGAACTAATCGATGCTATGAACGAATTAGAAGGCTGGTCAGCTTCAACAACCAAAACGCTACTTCACAGGTTGATTCAAAAACAGGCGGTTGCGCAGCATGGCGGCAGTCGACCATTCACGTATAAGCCGGTTGTTGGCGAGAAGGAATCAATGGCGGCAGCGGCAGATGATTTGTTTGACCATATGTGTGCGATGCGGGCTGGTTCAACAATTGCCGGCGTTATTCAGTCAAGGGAACTCTCACGGGCGGATATTGCGAACTTACAGGCGATTCTAGCTGAAAAGGCCAAAACAGCGCCCGAGGAAGTTCAGTGTAACTGCTTGCCAGGTGATCAAACGTGTTAA
- a CDS encoding Tn3 family transposase has protein sequence MALKKILTAAQREQLLSVDHLSEEDFQAYFSFSDSDLDIINQHRGDINKLGFAIQLCLARYPGCSLSNWSIQSDRLISYVRRQLHLDSIELALYAHRNTRANHFNEILETFRYQRFGSVDTRNQLIAFLIKLALENDDSTYLMKKTLGFLTQNRIIFPSIATLEDIISHCRDKAESTLFSILLDSLTETQIEKLDELFLVYKETKMTKLAWLKDIPGKANPESFMTICKKVETITVLELGTINVSHIHRNRFLQLARLGDNYDAYDFSRFEFEKKYSLLIAFLVDHHQYLIDLLIEINDRILAGIKRKGMHDSQELLKEKGKLATEKLEHYASLIDALHFAKDNDSNPFDEIERVIPWHDLIQDGEDAKRITGKKNHGYLEMVRNKATYLRRYTPMLLKILSFKATSSAQPILTALTQINELKNDGKRKIPANTSIEFVSKKWERLVQPEEGKIDRSFYELVAFTELKNNIRSGNISVEGSLAHRNIDDYLISSDACVNSLTIPDTFDDYLTSRGAILDSQLQYYSNSGKSSAKMVLKKLEKVTPDEAEEYRKKLYSMIPKIRLSDLLIEVDSWTQFSQEFIHDSTGNPPNEREKKIVFATLLGLGMNIGLEKMAQSTPGITYPQLANTKQWRFYKEALTCAQSILVNFQLGIPIADFWGEGKTSASDGMRVPVGVSAIKADVNPHYKSLEKGATMIRSINDRNTSHHVEVVSTNTREATHTLDGLLYHETDLDIEEHFTDTNGYTDQVFGMTALLGFHFEPRIRNIKKSQLFSIKPTSEYPDLLGLISGRINIKTIDESYEEIKRIAYSIQTGKVSSSLILGKLGSYARKNKVATALRELGRIEKSIFMIDYVTDDSLRRKITHGLNKTEAVNALARELFFGRRGKFMERDIRRQLQSASALNVLINAISIWNAVYLQEAYDYLVKIDPEVTNYMNHISPINWEHITFLGEYKFDLLSIPKRLRKLNIEK, from the coding sequence ATGGCATTAAAGAAAATTTTAACAGCAGCACAGCGGGAGCAACTTCTTTCTGTCGATCACTTATCTGAAGAGGATTTTCAAGCTTATTTCAGTTTCTCTGACTCTGATTTAGATATCATCAACCAACACAGAGGGGATATCAATAAGTTAGGGTTTGCCATTCAGCTCTGCTTGGCACGATACCCTGGGTGTTCGTTGAGTAACTGGTCCATCCAATCAGACCGTTTAATCTCTTATGTAAGGCGCCAGTTACATCTTGACTCAATTGAACTGGCCTTATACGCCCATAGGAACACACGTGCCAATCACTTTAATGAGATATTAGAAACATTTAGGTATCAGCGTTTTGGAAGTGTCGACACACGCAATCAATTAATAGCATTTCTTATTAAGCTGGCATTAGAAAATGATGACTCTACCTATCTCATGAAAAAAACATTAGGCTTCCTCACCCAAAATCGAATTATTTTTCCATCGATAGCGACACTAGAAGACATTATCAGCCATTGTCGTGATAAGGCTGAAAGCACACTGTTTTCAATTCTTCTGGATTCACTAACAGAAACACAAATCGAGAAATTAGATGAGTTGTTTCTAGTATATAAAGAAACGAAGATGACTAAACTCGCCTGGTTAAAAGATATCCCTGGCAAAGCCAATCCAGAGAGTTTTATGACCATTTGCAAAAAAGTTGAGACGATTACGGTTCTTGAACTAGGAACAATCAATGTGTCGCATATTCACCGAAATAGATTTCTTCAGTTAGCACGATTAGGTGATAATTACGATGCCTATGATTTTTCTCGTTTTGAATTCGAAAAAAAGTATTCCTTACTCATTGCTTTTTTAGTGGATCATCATCAGTATCTGATCGATCTGCTCATTGAAATTAATGACCGGATTTTAGCGGGGATTAAACGAAAAGGGATGCACGATTCGCAAGAACTGTTGAAAGAGAAAGGGAAGTTGGCGACTGAAAAATTAGAACATTATGCGTCTCTGATTGATGCACTTCATTTTGCAAAAGACAACGACAGTAATCCTTTTGACGAAATAGAACGAGTTATCCCCTGGCATGACTTAATCCAAGATGGAGAAGACGCTAAACGAATTACTGGTAAGAAAAATCACGGATATTTAGAAATGGTGAGAAATAAAGCCACTTACCTTAGAAGATATACCCCAATGCTTTTAAAAATACTCTCGTTTAAAGCAACCTCATCTGCACAACCAATTCTTACAGCGCTTACTCAAATAAATGAGTTAAAAAACGATGGTAAACGGAAAATACCAGCAAACACATCCATTGAATTTGTGAGTAAAAAATGGGAACGTCTTGTTCAACCTGAAGAAGGAAAAATAGACCGATCCTTCTACGAGTTGGTAGCGTTCACAGAGTTAAAAAATAATATTAGATCAGGAAATATTTCGGTAGAAGGAAGCTTAGCCCATCGAAACATTGATGATTACTTAATCAGTTCCGATGCTTGCGTTAACTCACTCACTATTCCAGATACATTTGATGATTATTTGACTTCTAGGGGCGCAATATTGGACTCACAACTACAATATTATTCGAATTCTGGCAAAAGTTCAGCCAAAATGGTGCTAAAAAAATTGGAGAAAGTTACACCAGATGAAGCAGAGGAATATAGAAAAAAACTTTATTCAATGATTCCCAAAATAAGATTAAGTGACCTATTAATAGAAGTGGATAGCTGGACTCAATTTTCGCAAGAATTTATCCATGATTCAACTGGAAATCCGCCAAATGAACGAGAAAAGAAAATTGTTTTTGCCACTTTATTAGGATTAGGAATGAATATTGGGCTTGAGAAAATGGCCCAATCCACCCCCGGAATTACTTATCCTCAATTGGCGAATACTAAACAATGGCGGTTTTATAAAGAAGCCTTAACCTGTGCCCAATCTATTTTGGTTAATTTTCAATTAGGAATTCCTATAGCTGATTTTTGGGGAGAAGGTAAAACGAGTGCTTCCGATGGAATGCGTGTACCAGTAGGTGTATCCGCCATTAAGGCTGACGTGAATCCACATTATAAAAGCTTAGAGAAAGGCGCCACAATGATTCGGTCAATCAATGACAGAAATACCTCACATCATGTTGAAGTTGTTTCGACCAACACGAGAGAAGCGACTCATACATTAGATGGCTTGCTTTACCACGAAACAGATTTAGATATTGAAGAACACTTCACTGACACAAATGGTTATACAGATCAAGTGTTTGGTATGACGGCTTTACTAGGGTTTCATTTTGAACCCCGTATTAGGAATATAAAAAAGTCTCAATTATTTTCTATAAAGCCAACTTCAGAATACCCTGATTTATTAGGGCTCATCAGTGGTAGGATCAATATAAAAACCATTGATGAAAGTTACGAAGAAATTAAACGAATCGCTTATTCCATTCAAACTGGTAAAGTCTCAAGTTCGCTAATTTTAGGAAAGCTAGGTTCTTACGCACGAAAAAATAAGGTAGCTACCGCTTTAAGAGAATTGGGACGGATTGAGAAGAGTATTTTCATGATAGATTATGTGACAGATGATAGCTTAAGACGTAAGATTACCCATGGTTTGAATAAAACGGAAGCCGTAAATGCTTTGGCAAGAGAACTATTTTTTGGTCGCCGAGGTAAATTCATGGAACGTGATATTCGTCGGCAACTTCAAAGTGCAAGTGCACTAAATGTTTTAATAAATGCTATTAGTATATGGAACGCCGTCTATTTACAAGAAGCCTATGATTATCTAGTGAAAATAGATCCAGAAGTAACCAACTATATGAACCATATTTCTCCTATTAATTGGGAGCATATTACGTTTCTTGGTGAATACAAATTTGATTTGTTATCTATTCCCAAGAGGTTGAGAAAATTAAACATAGAAAAATAG
- a CDS encoding type III restriction-modification system endonuclease — MKLQYKNQQFQLDAVEAITSIFEGQPRQTNMSYMMDIGKEKNITLDIVNGFKNADISLSDSDLLKNIQATQKKNGILTDNKIVKMSIGGKDKNTKIDNSKDSLTLSVEMETGTGKTYTYIKTMLELNKQYGWSKFIIVVPSIAIREGVAKTFESTSEHFKQAYGIGIRHFIYNSSQLDKIEAFASDAGINVMIVNTQAFNARGADARRIDMILDQFRGRRPIDVIAATNPIMIIDEPQSVLGNGSKAELNATRVGLAKFNPLFFINYSATHRDNYNMVYRLDAVDAYQKNLVKKIAVKGIEISGSNASSGYLYLEAIKEKPALKARIQFEKLSATGNVVKTSKLLDKGDNIYPLSGEIESYNSGFVVSEINAVDQFVEFTNGQKLSVGEVVGNTNDEDLRRIQIRETIHSHLAKEESLFKREIKTLSLFFIDEVVKYKDYEAIDHKGTYARIFEEEYENIVRDRLTDTLLDEKYRTYLERELESPEKVHAGYFSIDKKGKSVDSKIKRGSESSDDISAYDLIMKNKERLLSFEEPVRFIFSHSALKEGWDNPNVFQIATLRQSSSDIKKRQEIGRGLRLAVNQKGDRQDEQSLGENEVQQVNVLTVIANESYESFARDLQSEIADAIKNRPKLIEPKLFEGRELVVEDSNGQVTAKMVVDNTQAAEIWACLKKGKLIEKNKQTSVTYQKLSATEKLEAIQEVLDEELQVFALPIQKLINSVYNLKDLPIENENKRTTLKLNREKYASKEFKNLWSKINRKSYYTVDFDDQEIIEKSIQLINKKLTVKTLKARITEGNMQATDTGTIFTVDGKRTTDIYSPVNTVKYDLIGEVSQNVGLLRKTVAYILSCIHPEQFAKYQSNPENFIVQISNIINAVKAQNIISHIVYNKLDEVWDEDAIFANSDIQGIMGQNVFDAKKHLYDKVRVDSEVEKRFASDLDVEQNVEMYVKLPGGFYINTPVGKYNPDWAVVLNEPDHKHVYFIAETKGVSENIELNLKGVENAKIEAARQHFKIISNSEVTYEVVDSYDKMMDKLSSHI; from the coding sequence ATGAAACTTCAGTATAAGAATCAACAATTTCAACTAGATGCCGTAGAAGCGATTACTTCTATTTTTGAAGGCCAACCTAGGCAAACCAATATGTCTTATATGATGGATATAGGGAAAGAAAAAAACATTACTTTAGATATTGTTAATGGATTTAAAAATGCAGATATTTCATTATCAGATAGTGATCTTTTAAAAAATATTCAAGCAACGCAAAAAAAGAATGGCATACTTACGGATAATAAAATTGTTAAGATGTCCATTGGTGGTAAGGATAAAAATACCAAAATTGATAACTCGAAAGATAGTTTGACTTTATCAGTGGAAATGGAAACGGGTACGGGTAAGACATATACGTATATCAAAACTATGCTTGAATTAAATAAGCAATATGGTTGGTCGAAATTTATCATTGTCGTTCCAAGCATTGCTATTCGTGAAGGAGTTGCTAAAACATTTGAGTCTACGTCCGAACACTTTAAACAAGCATATGGCATCGGTATTCGTCACTTTATTTATAACTCTAGTCAACTGGATAAAATCGAAGCCTTTGCGAGTGATGCTGGAATCAATGTGATGATTGTTAATACGCAGGCTTTTAATGCACGTGGGGCAGATGCACGAAGAATTGATATGATATTAGATCAATTCCGTGGACGCCGTCCGATTGATGTAATTGCAGCGACGAATCCGATTATGATTATTGATGAACCTCAATCAGTTTTAGGAAACGGATCAAAGGCCGAACTGAATGCCACACGTGTTGGCTTAGCAAAGTTTAACCCTTTATTTTTCATTAATTATTCAGCGACACATCGGGACAACTACAATATGGTTTATCGATTGGACGCTGTGGATGCATATCAAAAAAATCTAGTAAAAAAAATAGCGGTGAAAGGAATTGAAATATCAGGTTCAAACGCTTCTAGTGGCTACCTGTATCTCGAAGCTATTAAAGAGAAACCAGCATTAAAAGCACGTATTCAATTTGAAAAGTTATCCGCTACAGGGAATGTCGTAAAGACATCAAAGTTGTTAGATAAAGGAGACAATATTTACCCTCTTTCTGGGGAAATAGAATCTTACAATAGTGGCTTTGTCGTTTCAGAAATTAATGCTGTAGATCAATTTGTTGAGTTTACAAATGGACAAAAATTATCTGTTGGAGAAGTTGTTGGAAATACCAATGATGAAGATTTAAGACGCATACAAATTCGTGAGACCATCCATTCTCATCTTGCTAAAGAAGAAAGCCTGTTCAAGCGTGAAATTAAAACATTATCCTTATTTTTCATTGATGAAGTAGTCAAATATAAAGATTATGAAGCTATTGATCATAAAGGTACGTACGCAAGAATTTTCGAAGAAGAATACGAAAATATTGTACGAGATCGATTAACAGATACTTTATTAGATGAAAAATATCGAACTTATCTTGAACGTGAATTGGAATCTCCAGAAAAGGTTCATGCTGGATACTTTTCAATCGATAAAAAAGGAAAATCTGTTGATAGCAAAATCAAACGTGGTAGTGAATCGAGTGATGACATTTCAGCATATGACCTGATTATGAAAAATAAAGAGCGTCTATTATCATTTGAAGAGCCTGTTCGATTCATTTTCTCTCATTCAGCGCTAAAAGAAGGTTGGGATAATCCGAACGTTTTCCAAATTGCGACATTACGTCAATCTTCATCGGATATTAAAAAACGACAAGAAATCGGTCGTGGATTACGTTTAGCGGTAAATCAAAAAGGTGATCGCCAAGATGAACAATCTTTGGGTGAAAACGAGGTGCAACAAGTAAATGTGTTGACTGTTATCGCCAACGAGAGCTACGAATCCTTCGCTCGAGATCTTCAATCAGAAATAGCTGATGCAATTAAAAATAGACCAAAACTTATCGAACCTAAATTATTTGAAGGGCGAGAACTTGTTGTAGAAGACAGCAATGGACAAGTGACTGCAAAAATGGTGGTTGATAATACGCAGGCAGCCGAAATATGGGCCTGTTTAAAAAAAGGGAAACTGATCGAAAAAAATAAGCAAACTTCTGTTACTTACCAAAAACTATCAGCTACAGAAAAACTAGAGGCTATTCAGGAAGTTTTAGATGAAGAGCTTCAAGTATTCGCCCTTCCAATTCAAAAATTAATAAATAGTGTATACAACCTCAAAGATCTACCGATTGAGAATGAGAATAAACGAACTACTTTGAAATTAAATCGTGAAAAATATGCAAGTAAAGAATTTAAAAATTTATGGTCAAAAATCAACCGTAAATCTTACTATACTGTCGATTTTGATGATCAAGAAATTATTGAAAAGTCGATTCAACTTATCAATAAAAAATTAACTGTTAAAACACTAAAAGCTCGTATCACTGAAGGAAATATGCAAGCTACTGATACAGGGACAATATTTACAGTAGATGGTAAGCGAACAACTGATATATATAGTCCGGTAAATACTGTTAAATATGATTTAATTGGAGAAGTTTCTCAAAATGTAGGATTACTTCGCAAAACAGTTGCATATATTTTAAGTTGTATCCACCCTGAACAATTCGCAAAATATCAATCAAATCCTGAAAACTTCATTGTACAAATTAGCAACATCATTAACGCTGTGAAAGCACAAAATATTATTTCTCATATTGTTTACAACAAATTAGACGAAGTATGGGATGAAGATGCCATATTTGCCAATAGTGATATTCAAGGAATTATGGGGCAAAATGTCTTTGATGCGAAAAAACATCTATATGATAAAGTTCGAGTGGATTCTGAAGTGGAAAAAAGATTTGCTAGTGATCTAGACGTCGAACAGAATGTTGAAATGTATGTTAAGTTGCCTGGTGGTTTCTATATAAATACGCCAGTTGGCAAATATAATCCAGACTGGGCTGTTGTCTTGAACGAACCGGATCACAAACATGTCTATTTCATTGCCGAAACTAAAGGTGTTTCGGAAAATATCGAATTAAATTTAAAAGGTGTTGAAAATGCTAAAATCGAAGCCGCACGTCAACATTTTAAAATCATTTCTAATAGTGAAGTAACATATGAGGTTGTTGACAGCTATGACAAGATGATGGATAAATTATCTTCACACATATAA
- a CDS encoding site-specific DNA-methyltransferase — MSDRPEKINLSDVHSRQVDTDLLNELRDLFVKAEEQKERYDFTWNGKAKAYFEAAAPTTKTLRAQPEESVDFEKSENLFITGDNLEALKLLQESYLNKIKVVYIDPPYNTGTNMIYSNDYSVSAEEYLDSTGESEWGYKLVSNPKTDGRHHSRWLSMMYPRIKIGRNLLSDDGFMILSMDDSEIENLIKLGDEIFGEENRIGIVTVVHKPEGRNQEKFFGTSNEFALFYAKDKSKANFNNVILDTEKLNEYNFSDEKGKFKKKNFIRKADGKYATREAKPNFWYPIYVSEDRLSVSLNPIEHYDKVLPIIDNGVERTWKTLPDTFVKLFNEGNIVIDDILGNIVISEKMREKQVIKTHWIRKEYHAYHFGTKILDSLLGEKTFDFPKSLYLMMDILKLTTDKDDIVFDMFAGSGTTAHALINLNKHENTNRKFILTQLDESIDKKSNAFQAGYTTIDQISRERIRRAAEEIGDTSGFRALKVDSTGLKEDIFKTAGELDQVDLLQDIDNHSDNRSDYDLLYDVLVDGALEYNRPITIDTMNNEKIIKYDYLGELSGVVCYFDENLTDELTRQIATLKPLIAVFKESTFDKSAQKVNVMEQFRIISPDTKVKVI, encoded by the coding sequence ATGTCTGATAGACCAGAAAAAATTAATTTATCTGATGTTCATTCACGTCAAGTAGATACTGACCTGTTGAATGAATTACGTGATTTATTTGTCAAAGCAGAAGAACAAAAAGAACGTTACGATTTTACTTGGAATGGAAAAGCCAAAGCATATTTTGAAGCTGCAGCGCCAACCACTAAAACACTGCGTGCACAGCCGGAAGAAAGTGTAGATTTTGAAAAATCTGAGAATCTATTTATTACGGGAGATAATCTTGAAGCATTGAAATTATTGCAAGAATCATATCTTAACAAAATTAAAGTTGTATATATTGATCCACCATATAATACTGGAACAAACATGATATATTCAAACGATTATTCTGTTTCGGCTGAGGAATATCTAGATTCTACAGGAGAATCAGAATGGGGCTATAAACTCGTAAGTAACCCTAAAACAGATGGGCGACATCATTCACGTTGGTTATCAATGATGTACCCTAGAATCAAAATTGGTAGAAACTTACTGTCTGATGATGGGTTTATGATTTTATCAATGGATGATAGTGAAATTGAAAATTTAATAAAATTAGGCGATGAGATATTCGGAGAAGAAAATAGAATAGGAATAGTTACAGTTGTTCATAAACCTGAAGGTAGAAATCAAGAAAAATTTTTTGGAACTAGTAATGAATTTGCTTTATTTTATGCAAAAGATAAAAGTAAAGCAAACTTCAACAATGTCATATTAGATACAGAAAAATTAAATGAATATAATTTTTCTGATGAAAAAGGGAAATTCAAAAAGAAAAATTTTATCCGTAAGGCGGATGGGAAGTATGCAACAAGGGAGGCTAAACCTAATTTTTGGTATCCTATATACGTCAGTGAGGATAGATTATCTGTATCTTTGAATCCCATAGAGCATTATGATAAAGTTTTACCAATAATAGATAATGGTGTAGAACGTACATGGAAAACGTTACCAGATACTTTTGTTAAGCTTTTTAATGAGGGTAATATTGTTATAGATGACATTTTAGGAAATATAGTTATTTCTGAAAAAATGAGAGAAAAGCAAGTTATCAAAACTCATTGGATTAGAAAAGAGTATCATGCCTATCATTTTGGTACTAAAATATTGGACAGTCTGCTTGGAGAAAAAACATTTGATTTTCCAAAATCGTTGTACCTTATGATGGATATTCTAAAATTAACTACTGATAAAGATGATATTGTATTTGATATGTTTGCAGGAAGTGGTACAACTGCCCATGCACTTATTAATCTTAATAAACACGAGAATACAAACAGGAAATTCATATTAACTCAACTAGATGAATCAATAGACAAAAAATCTAATGCTTTTCAAGCTGGATATACTACGATTGATCAAATTTCTAGAGAGCGTATACGCCGTGCTGCTGAAGAAATTGGTGATACAAGTGGTTTCCGTGCCCTAAAGGTGGATTCAACAGGTTTAAAAGAAGATATCTTTAAAACAGCTGGTGAACTCGATCAAGTAGATTTGCTACAAGATATTGATAATCACTCTGATAACCGTTCGGATTATGACTTACTCTATGACGTGTTAGTAGATGGTGCGTTAGAATATAATCGACCAATTACGATTGATACTATGAACAATGAAAAAATTATCAAATATGACTATTTAGGTGAATTATCGGGAGTAGTATGCTACTTTGATGAAAACTTAACAGATGAATTAACACGCCAAATTGCCACACTCAAACCTTTAATTGCAGTCTTTAAAGAATCGACGTTTGATAAGTCCGCTCAAAAGGTAAATGTGATGGAACAGTTCCGTATTATCAGTCCTGATACGAAAGTGAAGGTGATTTGA
- a CDS encoding heavy metal translocating P-type ATPase → MANKEDHMNMKNMSAKNMGNNESNMSHMDHDDMKMDHDMTETDHNQMNMDHDMAEMDHSQMNMNHETMNMSGMNHGDMDMAGTDMMMHGGSMMHMGNLKVKFWVSVVLAIPVLLLAPIMGLNVSILSFSSPLIVGIIIVLFDTALYFYGGMPFLKGAKAEIQDKSPEMMTLVTLGISVSYFYSLYAFIANNFLNPANHVMDFSFELATLILIMLLGHWIEMNALMGAGDALQKMAALLPKTAHLVTDNGETKEVPVSDLKVGQVFQVRSGESIPADGVITAGESTVNEALVTGESAAVTKNVGDKVIGGATNNNGTLTVKISGTGDSGYLSQVMKMVQNAQQAKSKAEDKADLVAKYLFYAAFGVGIIAFFAWLPQGLATAMTIMVTVFVIACPHALGLAIPLVVSRSTTIGAQNGLLVRNRQAIEASQHVSHVLLDKTGTLTEGKFTVNALIPNDGIDETTLLSRLAALENNSTHPLAQAIITEAQAKDIEVVAAEKSQNIPGVGISGNVDGTDYTIVNGNYLTKQGIRFDEAAADKWAAKGNSVSFLLQGTQVQGMVAEGDTIKAGAKELISGLQRRGITPVMLTGDNPKAAEHVANLLGLTEFHAGLLPDDKQKIIADYQAKGNHVIMVGDGVNDAPSLAAADIGIAIGAGTDVAIDSADVVLVKSEPSDILHFLDLAKITNRKMVQNLWWGAGYNIVAIPLAAGVLSFIGIILDPAVGAAVMAMSTIIVAINAMGLTGEKIKNV, encoded by the coding sequence ATGGCAAATAAAGAGGACCATATGAACATGAAAAACATGAGTGCTAAGAATATGGGAAATAATGAATCAAATATGAGTCATATGGATCATGATGACATGAAAATGGATCACGATATGACCGAAACGGATCATAATCAAATGAACATGGACCACGATATGGCCGAAATGGATCACAGCCAAATGAACATGAATCACGAAACTATGAATATGAGTGGGATGAATCACGGTGATATGGATATGGCTGGGACCGACATGATGATGCACGGTGGCTCAATGATGCATATGGGGAATTTGAAAGTTAAATTTTGGGTCTCCGTTGTCTTAGCGATTCCAGTTTTACTGTTAGCACCAATCATGGGTTTAAACGTTTCCATCCTTAGTTTCAGTTCACCGCTAATTGTTGGCATTATCATCGTTTTGTTTGATACAGCACTTTACTTTTATGGCGGAATGCCATTTTTAAAGGGGGCTAAAGCGGAAATTCAAGATAAATCTCCTGAAATGATGACGCTAGTAACCCTTGGAATTTCCGTTTCGTATTTCTACAGTTTGTACGCATTTATTGCCAACAACTTCTTGAACCCGGCAAATCATGTAATGGATTTTTCGTTCGAACTTGCAACCCTGATTTTAATTATGCTTCTAGGACACTGGATTGAAATGAATGCATTGATGGGGGCTGGGGATGCCTTACAAAAGATGGCGGCCCTGTTGCCTAAGACGGCCCATCTAGTTACAGATAATGGTGAAACAAAAGAAGTGCCAGTATCTGATTTAAAAGTTGGTCAAGTTTTCCAAGTGCGTTCAGGTGAGAGTATTCCAGCCGATGGTGTTATTACGGCTGGGGAGTCGACCGTGAATGAAGCACTGGTAACCGGTGAATCTGCTGCCGTTACCAAGAACGTTGGCGATAAGGTCATTGGTGGTGCAACCAACAATAACGGGACGCTAACGGTTAAAATTAGTGGTACTGGTGACTCCGGCTATCTTTCTCAAGTAATGAAAATGGTTCAAAATGCCCAGCAAGCTAAATCTAAAGCAGAAGATAAAGCTGATTTAGTTGCCAAGTATCTATTTTACGCGGCATTTGGTGTTGGGATTATTGCTTTCTTTGCCTGGTTACCCCAGGGATTGGCGACTGCAATGACGATCATGGTGACCGTCTTCGTGATTGCTTGCCCGCATGCATTAGGATTAGCGATTCCATTAGTGGTTTCTCGTTCTACTACGATTGGCGCTCAAAATGGGCTATTAGTTCGAAATCGCCAAGCCATTGAAGCAAGTCAACATGTTAGCCACGTTCTCTTGGATAAAACTGGCACGTTAACAGAAGGTAAATTTACGGTGAATGCATTGATTCCAAATGATGGGATTGACGAAACAACGTTATTAAGCCGACTGGCCGCCCTTGAAAATAATTCGACTCATCCGCTGGCCCAAGCAATCATTACTGAAGCCCAAGCGAAGGACATTGAAGTCGTTGCGGCTGAAAAGTCTCAAAATATTCCGGGCGTTGGTATTTCCGGTAATGTTGATGGCACTGACTATACGATTGTTAATGGTAACTATTTAACGAAGCAAGGGATCAGGTTTGACGAGGCCGCTGCTGATAAATGGGCTGCTAAGGGTAATTCCGTCAGCTTCCTATTGCAGGGCACCCAAGTTCAAGGAATGGTTGCTGAAGGCGACACCATCAAAGCGGGTGCTAAGGAATTAATTAGTGGTCTTCAGAGGCGAGGAATTACCCCCGTAATGCTCACTGGCGATAATCCAAAAGCCGCGGAACACGTTGCTAACTTACTAGGATTGACTGAATTTCATGCAGGCCTATTACCAGATGATAAGCAAAAGATTATTGCTGATTATCAAGCAAAGGGCAATCACGTCATCATGGTTGGTGACGGCGTAAATGACGCACCAAGTCTTGCCGCGGCCGATATTGGAATTGCAATTGGCGCCGGAACCGATGTTGCCATTGATTCCGCTGATGTTGTGTTGGTTAAATCAGAACCCAGCGATATTTTACATTTTCTTGATTTGGCTAAAATCACAAATCGGAAAATGGTTCAAAATCTCTGGTGGGGAGCAGGCTACAATATTGTCGCAATTCCACTCGCTGCCGGTGTGTTGTCATTTATTGGAATCATTCTAGACCCAGCCGTTGGTGCTGCGGTCATGGCGATGTCGACAATTATCGTGGCAATTAATGCGATGGGATTGACTGGTGAAAAGATTAAAAACGTGTAA